In Nicotiana tabacum cultivar K326 chromosome 2, ASM71507v2, whole genome shotgun sequence, the following proteins share a genomic window:
- the LOC142168710 gene encoding transcription factor bHLH117-like, with protein MERKPLLQPEFNAGEAFLPLMASDEAFINGLYNGLSYQSVLSLSLDHYNHGEEVKPLSLSYFHPSLANDIPYAAAASQMQQSSATFDFSTTRDFPWLKETESILDADQKLKLPKLEPVTDNLQLYPYNNEIFLNEPPFNYFSNSISDDGGLGYGRLPDLRCLEMPNYLDFHLGDSSSTVNRVEPVNSQVLMSNQLTMPKSCKQSPYASSTTRIRRQKLSEKTRSLEKLLPWDKKMDTATMLGEAYKYVKFLQAQVRVLQSMPVLVEGGASSSSSGSEDRNGKSSYVNEVKANSFYGPLARLDRQQLLQVVLNSPVAQTYLYSKGCCVYSAEQLLQLRKIAQRSALYRQMLFYSGMFS; from the coding sequence ATGGAGAGAAAACCTCTACTTCAACCGGAGTTCAATGCCGGAGAAGCGTTTCTGCCACTTATGGCGTCTGATGAAGCCTTCATCAACGGCTTGTACAACGGCCTGAGCTATCAGTCCGTTTTGAGTTTGAGCCTCGACCACTACAATCACGGCGAAGAAGTGAAACCTCTatcactttcatatttccacccTTCTCTCGCAAACGATATACCATACGCCGCTGCTGCTTCTCAAATGCAGCAAAGTTCGGCGACTTTTGATTTCTCTACTACTCGAGATTTTCCATGGCTTAAGGAGACAGAGAGTATTCTCGATGCTGATCAAAAGCTGAAATTACCGAAGCTGGAACCAGTAACGGATAATCTCCAGTTGTATCCGTACAACAACGAGATATTTTTGAATGAGCCGCCGTTCAACTACTTCTCTAACAGTATCTCCGACGACGGCGGCTTGGGCTACGGCCGTCTTCCAGATCTCCGTTGCCTAGAAATGCCAAACTATTTGGATTTCCACCTCGGTGACTCATCGTCCACTGTAAACCGAGTCGAACCTGTTAATTCACAAGTACTCATGAGTAACCAGCTCACCATGCCAAAAAGCTGCAAACAGTCTCCTTATGCTTCATCTACAACTCGAATAAGAAGACAGAAGCTAAGCGAGAAAACACGATCTCTGGAGAAGCTGTTGCCATGGGACAAAAAAATGGATACGGCGACAATGCTAGGAGAGGCGTACAAATACGTCAAGTTCCTACAGGCGCAGGTTAGAGTCTTACAGAGTATGCCTGTGCTGGTAGAAGGAGGTGCTTCGTCGTCTTCCTCTGGTTCCGAGGACAGAAATGGAAAATCCAGCTATGTAAACGAAGTGAAGGCGAATAGTTTTTATGGGCCATTGGCGAGGCTGGATAGGCAGCAGCTTTTACAGGTGGTACTGAACTCGCCTGTGGCTCAGACGTATCTGTACTCCAAAGGCTGCTGTGTTTACTCGGCTGAGCAGTTACTTCAGCTCAGGAAAATTGCTCAGAGGAGCGCTTTGTACCGCCAAATGCTGTTTTACTCCGGCATGTTCTCTTAA
- the LOC142167841 gene encoding transcription factor bHLH117-like, with protein sequence MDTATMLGEAYKYVKFLQAQVRVLQSMPVLVEGGASSSSSGSEDRNGKSSYVNEVKANGFYGPLARLNRKQLLQVVLNSPVAQTYLYSKGCCVYSAEQLFQLRKIAQRNALYRQTLFYSGIFS encoded by the coding sequence ATGGATACGGCGACAATGCTAGGAGAGGCGTACAAATACGTCAAGTTCCTACAGGCGCAGGTTAGAGTCTTACAGAGTATGCCTGTGCTGGTAGAAGGAGGTGCTTCGTCGTCTTCCTCTGGTTCCGAGGACAGAAATGGAAAATCCAGCTATGTAAACGAAGTGAAGGCGAATGGCTTTTATGGGCCATTGGCGAGGCTGAATAGGAAGCAACTTTTACAGGTGGTACTGAACTCGCCTGTGGCTCAGACGTATCTGTACTCCAAAGGCTGCTGTGTTTACTCGGCTGAACAGCTGTTTCAGCTCAGGAAAATTGCTCAGAGGAACGCTTTGTACCGCCAAACGCTGTTTTACTCCGGCATATTCTCTTAA